NNNNNNNNNNNNNNNNNNNNNNNNNNNNNNNNNNNNNNNNNNNNNNNNNNNNNNNNNNNNNNNNNNNNNNNNNNNNNNNNNNNNNNNNNNNNNNNNNNNNNNNNNNNNNNNNNNNNNNNNNNNNNNNNNNNNNNNNNNNNNNNNNNNNNNNNNNNNNNNNNNNNNNNNNNNNNNNNNNNNNNNNNNNNNNNNNNNNNNNNNNNNNNNNNNNNNNNNNNNNNNNNNNNNNNNNNNNNNNNNNNNNNNNNNNNNNNNNNNNNNNNNNNNNNNNNNNNNNNNNNNNNNNNNNNNNNNNNNNNNNNNNNNNNNNNNNNNNNNNNNNNNNNNNNNNNNNNNNNNNNNNNNNNNNNNNNNNNNNNNNNNNNNNNNNNNNNNNNNNNNNNNNNNNNNNNNNNNNNNNNNNNNNNNNNNNNNNNNNNNNNNNNNNNNNNNNNNNNNNNNNNNNNNNNNNNNNNNNNNNNNNNNNNNNNNNNNNNNNNNNNNNNNNNNTTGGTGAAGAATAacggtaaaaaaaataaaaatattttttaactatttGTGATGTTTTGTGTGAATATTACTAACTAAAATATAAAcacactaatttttttatttatatatcacTGTGatagtatttatattttttttaattgaaacaCTAAATAAACAGAGCCTTTTAGTaaacgaaaataaaaattaaacccaaagaaaaagtgaaaaggtGCAGAGAATCCGCACCGTTGTTtcagaaaagagaaaaatatacaCATTAcattaatgaaaaagaaaaaaaaaagctttgTTCTGTTTTCTAATGTTCACAATTCATTCTCAACTCAACCAAGGTCAAGCACTTGCATTTTGAATCCCCGACCCCAAGGTTGTTTCTTTTGAATCCCTAGCAACCGTTCTTTCCAAATCTACAATACCACACTGATGTATTGTTAATCTCTTAACTAATccgttttttaattattttttcgttCCGAATCGACGCAGTGAGTGCTTTTAATTTGGGTTAAAGAGCGTGGCTTCGTCAACTATGGCTTCTTCTGGCTTACAGCTTCTCAAACGAACCCTTGGAAACCGCTCCACCGCTGCCAGATTCTTCTCCTCCGCTCCGATCCGTGCCACTCTCTTCCCCGGCGACGGTATTGGCCCCGAAATCGCCGAATCTGTCAAACAGGTTTCAACTCTCGTTTTCCCCTACTGTTTCATATAATTGTTTCTCATGGATGGTTGATTTTGTGTGAAGGTCCTTTGTATTACTACTGTAATTTATAGTTAACATTTTCAGCTAAAAATGTCTTCTAGGAGGCAGGACTTTATTAAAATACGATGATAATACATAAGTAAATAGTTATGAATAGTTTGAAATTTGAAGAATACAAtatatatttttctctctcttttcttaaGAAAATGTGAATGCTGCATGCCTAATTTGTTTTGATTTTGAATAGACTTTAACAACTTgtgcttcattttttttttctttttggtcatATTTCCATCAGTTAGTATGGTTTCTAGTTGTCAATAGAAGGGGATTGTAACTTGAAACACAAAGATGGAATTGTGTAGGTCTGTGTAAATGCATGAATGGAGGACCTAAATATAAGCGTGGGTGGATTTATTTGATTTATGCAGTTGTCAATGATGAATTTTTCACTTGTTtgatatttgatttttattttcccCAGGTTTGCTATCTAATTATATATGGTTCTTGTTATGTCTACTTGTTAGTATATTCTTATGGAATTGAGTAGTTTCTTTGAAAGTTGTAACTCTGGATTCTTACCATTGAAATGATTAGATATTCAAAGCAGCTGATGTGCCCATAGAGTGGGAAGAGCACTATGTAGGGACTGAAATTGACCCTAGAACACAGAGCTTTCTGACATGGGAAAGTTTGGAATCAGTTCGGAAAAATCAGGTTGGCTTGAAAGGGCCAATGGCCACCCCAATTGGTAAAGGCCATCGTTCGTTGAACCTTACCCTAAGAAAAGAACTTAATCTGTATGCAAATGTTCGTCCCTGCTATAGCCTTCCTGGCTACAAAACTCGGTATGATAATGTAAATCTCATCACAATCCGCGAAAACACAGAAGGAGAGTACAGTGGGCTTGAACATCAGGTAAGCTTTACAACAGTTGATGTTAGATACTATCAACCAAGTTCTGATTGATGTATCTTTCAGTATTATTGTATAACAGGTTGTGAGAGGTGTAGTAGAAAGTCTCAAAATCATTACACGCCAAGCAAGTTTAAGGGTTGCTGAGTATGCTTTCCACTATGCCAAAGCACATGGGAGAGAGAGGGTATCTGCTATTCACAAGGCCAACATTATGCAGAAGACTGATGGTCTTTTCCTCAAGGTCTATCATTAAGTTCAAGTTACCTATAAtatctttcttattttatttgtGAATCCTAATAGTaaccttttattttgaaatttgttttagTGTTGTCGTGAGGTTGCGGAGAAGTATCCTGAGATAAAGTATGAGGAAGTTGTCATTGACAATTGCTGCATGATGGTATATTTGTGAACTTGGATTTAGGATGCAACTGTATTTGGAAATTCATTTTCATTATTGAAGATGGAATTACTCTCATTCACTTTTATAATCTCAGCTTGTGAAGAATCCTGCTCTTTTTGATGTACTAGTGATGCCAAACCTGTATGGCGACATTATTAGTGACCTTTGTGCTGGCTTGGTTGGGGGTTTGGGCTTGACACCAAGGTAGTTTTGCACTTTGGTCAACAAAAGCTAGAAGTTGCAATTTTATCATCTGACATCATTATATACCTGTTTCAGCTGCAACATTGGTGAGGGAGGTATTGCACTAGCTGAGGCTGTACATGGTTCAGCACCTGATATTGCTGGAAAGGTAAGCTATTAAGTCCTTTCTCAACCTTATATTATCTGTTATGTATCTTTTCACCTTGTTATCAACTTATTACAGAATATGGGATTTATTTCAATGCTTGTTTCCTGAAAGTTCTCGATATCAGTTTGCCCTCTGCAATCTCATAAAACTAATTTGGtgttatctttttttctttttaaataataaaaaattgtgaATAGTAATTGTTGTTGGTTTACTTCTCCTGTATTGGTCACAAACAGGTTCTAACCTACTTGCAACCTTTTTAAATTAGAGTTATATTTCTGTCGCTTACCTGTATTTCCTCTGGACTTGTGCTTGTTTAGAATTTGGCAAATCCAACTGCTTTACTGCTGAGTGGTGTTTCAATGTTGCGCCATTTGAATCTCCATGACAAAGCAGACCAAATTCAAAATGCCATCCTCAACACAATTGCAGAAGGGAAGTACCGAACTGCTGATCTCGGAGGCAAAGCAAAGACAACCGAGTTCACCAAAGCAATTATTGATCATCTCTAAATTATGCTTGAGTCTGCAAGAAATTGCTGCTAATTTTGTTTTCTATTAACTTCCTGTCTATTTTTTCCCGGCCTTTTTTCGAGGAGTAGGATTACCTCAGCATAATGGAAAAACTCATTGCAGGGTGTGACCTTATAGGCACAAGGCATGGGCAAGCATTAAAATATTCGCTGCCTATGCAGTCTTATGGCCTTGAGAGGGTTGGAGTCCCTTACACTTACAAAATGCACTTTGATTGATAACCCTCCTTTGTCCATTTTACTATTCTTTGTCAATAATATAGTTGAAATGAATGAAGTACCATACGAATGTTTCATTCATTCGTCTTTCTTGTCCATTTAATATAAGTTTAATAACTTACTGGTAATTGCAACACAATTGTGCTCCTCTCTGTCTGTTTTGCAGGAGGAATTTCCATCAGTGCAATCATGCCAATGTTTGGAGTTGTCCTAAAATAATGTTTTcgaatttttgtttttaactccAAAACCATATGTTTGACTATGTATATACTTGATCCAAATCGTGATATACaattatatatataccaaaatggTAAAACAAAGTAACAAACTTTCAAGTTTCTGTCCTTTTATTTGGATAGGGAAGTTTCTGCCCTTGTAAGTAATGATCATATTGGTCATGGGcttaggtgaagaaagaagattgTTTTTGCTGGAACAATGAGAcaatagtttttatttttcttaagtaATGAATAATATTTATCATGTGAATAGTGATAAAAAAATAGATGTAGTTGAATaacttaataaaatattttatattgttattttatcaaaattaaactatatatgttaaaatgtttttttttctcGAAGATAGTAATTTTATTGCAATAAAAGAAGTTTGCTTACAATTACCACAAACAGAGGTACAAAagcaataaaacataaaataggagaACTCCCAAGAAATTGATAATAGCATGCTTAAGAGATAAGGTCTTCAgacaaaaggaaaaggaaaagtctTCTTGCAacttcatctttgatgacaacgGTAACCCACGTGAATTAATCGAGCTGAACCCACCATTTCAAGGGTGCAACGTTTGATCTCTGGGTATCAAATCTCAAGGATCAATTCGACACTGCTGATTTCTACTCCTGGTGAATTCTGATGCGAGATTCATTGTTTGGGCCTGAATTTCTCTAGGTTCTTTTTTGATTTCTTCAAACACCAAAGAGTTTCGATCCAACCATATACCCTAAAGAAGGTAAGTTACTCGAGTTATGTTCAATCTGGCCTCATTTTCAGTTGTCACCGCTGCCACAACATTGAAATGTTAGTATGCCAATGTTTATAGTGATTAGATGGTTATTAAatgttgttaaaattaaaatgatatttttttatctttttgataatatttttttagtaatacTTTTAAATACCATAATCATTATAGCTACCGAAATATAAATATACTAGAATACCCATATAACATTGAAATGCCAATGTTTATAGTGATTAGATGGTTATTAAatgttgttaaaattaaaatgatatttttttatctttttgataatatttttttagtaatacTTTTAAATACCATAATCATTATAGCTACCGAAATATAAATATACTAGAATACCCATATATNCAATGTATAGGTGGAGCAACAAAGTATCATTGAGATTTACTTATGGATTCGATTAAGAATATAATTGACAAAAGGTtctgttaattaataattaatatNNNNNNNNNNNNNNNNNNNNNNNNNNNNNNNNNNNNNNNNNNNNNNNNNNNNNNNNNNNNNNNNNNNNNNNNNNNNNNNNNNNNNNNNNNNNNNNNNNNNNNNNNNNNNNNNNNNNNNNNNNNNNNNNNNNNNNNNNNNNNNNNNNNNNNNNNNNNNNNNNNNNNNNNNNNNNNNNNNNNNNNNNNNNNNNNNNNNNNNNNNNNNNNNNNNNNNNNNNNNNNNNNNNNNNNNNNNNNNNNNNNNNNNNNNNNNNNNNNNNNNNNNNNNNNNNNNNNNNNNNNNNNNNNNNNNNNNNNNNNNNNNNNNNNNNNNNNNNNNNNNNNNNNNNNNNNNNNNNNNNNNNNNNNNNNNNNNNNNNNNNNNNNNNNNNNNNNNNNNNNNNNNNNNNNNNNNNNNNNNNNNNNNNNNNNNNNNNNNNNNNNNNNNNNNNNNNNNNNNNNNNNNNNNNNNNNNNNNNNNNNNNNNNNNNNNNNNNNNNNNNNNNNNNNNNNNNNNNNNNNNNNNNNNNNNNNNNNNNNNNNNNNNNNNNNNNNNNNNNNNNNNNNNNNNNNNNNNNNNNNNNNNNNNNNNNNNNNNNNNNNNNNNNNNNNNNNNNNNNNNNNNNNNNNNNNNNNNNNNNNNNNNNNNNNNNNNNNNNNNNNNNNNNNNNNNNNNNNNNNNNNNNNNNNNNNNNNNNNNNNNNNNNNNNNNNNNNNNNNNNNNNNNNNNNNNNNNNNNNNNNNNNNNNNNNNNNNNNNNNNNNNNNNNNNNNNNNNNNNNNNNNNNNNNNNNNNNNNNNNNNNNNNNNNNNNNNNNNNNNNNNNNNNNNNNNNNNNNNNNNNNNNNNNNNNNNNNNNNNNNNNNNNNNNNNNNNNNNNNNNNNNNNNNNNNNNNNNNNNNNNNNNNNNNNNNNNNNNNNNNNNNNNNNNNNNNNNNNNNNNNNNNNNNNNNNNNNNNNNNNNNNNNNNNNNNNNNNNNNNNNNNNNNNNNNNNNNNNNNNNNNNNNNNNNNNNNNNNNNNNNNNNNNNNNNNNNNNNNNNNNNNNNNNNNNNNNNNNNNNNNNNNNNNNNNNNNNNNNNNNNNNNNNNNNNNNNNNNNNNNNNNNNNNNNNNNNNNNNNNNNNNNNNNNNNNNNNNNNNNNNNNNNNNNNNNNNNNNNNNNNNNNNNNNNNNNNNNNNNNNNNNNNNNNNNNNNNNNNNNNNNNNNNNNNNNNNNNNNNNNNNNNNNNNNNNNNNNNNNNNNNNNNNNNNNNNNNNNNNNNNNNNNNNNNNNNNNNNNNNNNNNNNNNNNNNNNNNNNNNNNNNNNNNNNNNNNNNNNNNNNNNNNNNNNNNNNNNNNNNNNNNNNNNNNNNNNNNNNNNNNNNNNNNNNNNNNNNNNNNNNNNNNNNNNNNNNNNNNNNNNNNNNNNNNNNNNNNNNNNNNNNNNNNNNNNNNNNNNNNNNNNNNNNNNNNNNNNNNNNNNNNNNNNNNNNNNNNNNNNNNNNNNNNNNNNNNNNNNNNNNNNNNNNNNNNNNNNNNNNNNNNNNNNNNNNNNNNNNNNNNNNNNNNNNNNNNNNNNNNNNNNNNNNNNNNNNNNNNNNNNNNNNNNNNNNNNNNNNNNNNNNNNNNNNNNNNNNNNNNNNNNNNNNNNNNNNNNNNNNNNNNNNNNNNNNNNNNNNNNNNNNNNNNNNNNNNNNNNNNNNNNNNNNNNNNNNNNNNNNNNNNNNNNNNNNNNNNNNNNNNNNNNNNNNNNNNNNNNNNNNNNNNNNNNNNNNNNNNNNNNNNNNNNNNNNNNNNNNNNNNNNNNNNNNNNNNNNNNNNNNNNNNNNNNNNNNNNNNNNNNNNNNNNNNNNNNNNNNNNNNNNNNNNNNNNNNNNNNNNNNNNNNNNNNNNNNNNNNNNNNNNNNNNNNNNNNNNNNNNNNNNNNNNNNNNNNNNNNNNNNNNNNNNNNNNNNNNNNNNNNNNNNNNNNNNNNNNNNNNNNNNNNNNNNNNNNNNNNNNNNNNNNNNNNNNNNNNNNNNNNNNNNNNNNNNNNNNNNNNNNNNNNNNNNNNNNNNNNNNNNNNNNNNNNNNNNNNNNNNNNNNNNNNNNNNNNNNNNNNNNNNNNNNNNNNNNNNNNNNNNNNNNNNNNNNNNNNNNNNNNNNNNNNNNNNNNNNNNNNNNNNNNNNNNNNNNNNNNNNNNNNNNNNNNNNNNNNNNNNNNNNNNNNNNNNNNNNNNNNNNNNNNNNNNNNNNNNNNNNNNNNNNNNNNNNNNNNNNNNNNNNNNNNNNNNNNNNNNNNNNNNNNNNNNNNNNNNNNNNNNNNNNNNNNNNNNNNNNNNNNNNNNNNNNNNNNNNNNNNNNNNNNNNNNNNNNNNNNNNNNNNNNNNNNNNNNNNNNNNNNNNNNNNNNNNNNNNNNNNNNNNNNNNNNNNNNNNNNNNNNNNNNNNNNNNNNNNNNNNNNNNNNNNNNNNNNNNNNNNNNNNNNNNNNNNNNNNNNNNNNNNNNNNNNNNNNNNNNNNNNNNNNNNNNNNNNNNNNNNNNNNNNNNNNNNNNNNNNNNNNNNNNNNNNNNNNNNNNNNNNNNNNNNNNNNNNNNNNNNNNNNNNNNNNNNNNNNNNNNNNNNNNNNNNNNNNNNNNNNNNNNNNNNNNNNNNNNNNNNNNNNNNNNNNNNNNNNNNNNNNNNNNNNNNNNNNNNNNNNNNNNNNNNNNNNNNNNNNNNNNNNNNNNNNNNNNNNNNNNNNNNNNNNNNNNNNNNNNNNNNNNNNNNNNNNNNNNNNNNNNNNNNNNNNNNNNNNNNNNNNNNNNNNNNNNNNNNNNNNNNNNNNNNNNNNNNNNNNNNNNNNNNNNNNNNNNNNNNNNNNNNNNNNNNNNNNNNNNNNNNNNNNNNNNNNNNNNNNNNNNNNNNNNNNNNNNNNNNNNNNNNNNNNNNNNNNNNNNNNNNNNNNNNNNNNNNNNNNNNNNNNNNNNNNNNNNNNNNNNNNNNNNNNNNNNNNNNNNNNNNNNNNNNNNNNNNNNNNNNNNNNNNNNNNNNNNNNNNNNNNNNNNNNNNNNNNNNNNNNNNNNNNNNNNNNNNNNNNNNNNNNNNNNNNNNNNNNNNNNNNNNNNNNNNNNNNNNNNNNNNNNNNNNNNNNNNNNNNNNNNNNNNNNNNNNNNNNNNNNNNNNNNNNNNNNNNNNNNNNNNNNNNNNNNNNNNNNNNNNNNNNNNNNNNNNNNNNNNNNNNNNNNNNNNNNNNNNNNNNNNNNNNNNNNNNNNNNNNNNNNNNNNNNNNNNNNNNNNNNNNNNNNNNNNNNNNNNNNNNNNNNNNNNNNNNNNNNNNNNNNNNNNNNNNNNNNNNNNNNNNNNNNNNNNNNNNNNNNNNNNNNNNNNNNNNNNNNNNNNNNNNNNNNNNNNNNNNNNNNNNNNNNNNNNNNNNNNNNNNNNNNNNNNNNNNNNNNNNNNNNNNNNNNNNNNNNNNNNNNNNNNNNNNNNNNNNNNNNNNNNNNNNNNNNNNNNNNNNNNNNNNNNNNNNNNNNNNNNNNNNNNNNNNNNNNNNNNNNNNNNNNNNNNNNNNNNNNNNNNNNNNNNNNNNNNNNNNNNNNNNNNNNNNNNNNNNNNNNNNNNNNNNNNNNNNNNNNNNNNNNNNNNNNNNNNNNNNNNNNNNNNNNNNNNNNNNNNNNNNNNNNNNNNNNNNNNNNNNNNNNNNNNNNNNNNNNNNNNNNNNNNNNNNNNNNNNNNNNNNNNNNNNNNNNNNNNNNNNNNNNNNNNNNNNNNNNNNNNNNNNNNNNNNNNNNNNNNNNNNNNNNNNNNNNNNNNNNNNNNNNNNNNNNNNNNNNNNNNNNNNNNNNNNNNNNNNNNNNNNNNNNNNNNNNNNNNNNNNNNNNNNNNNNNNNNNNNNNNNNNNNNNNNNNNNNNNNNNNNNNNNNNNNNNNNNNNNNNNNNNNNNNNNNNNNNNNNNNNNNNNNNNNNNNNNNNNNNNNNNNNNNNNNNNNNTaattaatattataaatattttataaaattataattaaaattaaattttaaaaatttttaatattaaaaataattagtatttgtcttaacagttggattggttgaatgttattCCACTCATCTACTTAAGTAAGTATTAAGAGTTTGAATTTCGTCTTATGTGTGTAGTAGCAATCCATTAGTTAATGGTAAATccttaataaatagagcatcAATATATGATATATTAGTCCTCGACTTACGAATTAGGAAATATAGTTTGTCTTTAGAGTAAAACAATTTCTCATTAATAGCAATACTTATGGAgatttgtttttgttaaaatttatctatgacaattttatttgttgatatCATAATCATTAttgaagtcaaaacaatatgatcaatGTTGTTACGTGTTAAAACTTAACATTTTATGACATGATTTTCAAGTTTTCAAACCTTTTGGTAATATTACCAAAACACTATTGTTAAATATTAGTTtgtgaaaagaaaaattaatgacAACTTttattattcaatatataatttattctactaaaaaataaattattattcctTAGATTGGTAAATACATTTTTTTCCAATTTATTACACTATTTTATTTGGCAATATTTGTCATTGAAGAATAAAAAATGACCACATTATCATACAATATGATGTacaaaagtaattttttattttaaaattaactctGGTTAgtgatataaaatttaaattattttttattttcttactcaaaatttaaatttgaattcaatTCGATGGAATTGTTTGATCTTAAAGGAGACCCTCTATAATTTCGCACATGAGGAGTTATTTCTTGGTTTTGTCCAGTCATTAATAACTTGATTATTTTTAGATAATAGTAGATAGAAACAACGCTTGTAAGGAGTCCGCGTGGAGGTGGAAGGCCTACGGGTGGTGAACTTCTTTTCCCGGAGAAGAAGCAATGATGGTATCCAGGGAATAAGCATCGGCTGCCTTGTTACGACTTCACTCCAGTCACTAGCCCTGCCTTCGGCATCCCCTCCTTACGGTTAAGGTAACGACTTCGGGCATGACCAGCTCCCATAGTGGAGGTAGTCCACATCTTCACAGACATGTCTATTTCACCGAGCCTCTCTCCGAGACAGTGCCCAGATCGTTACGTCTTTCGTGGAATTGAGTAACACTTCAGCTTTTCTAAT
The DNA window shown above is from Arachis ipaensis cultivar K30076 chromosome B08, Araip1.1, whole genome shotgun sequence and carries:
- the LOC107612601 gene encoding isocitrate dehydrogenase [NAD] catalytic subunit 5, mitochondrial; protein product: MASSGLQLLKRTLGNRSTAARFFSSAPIRATLFPGDGIGPEIAESVKQIFKAADVPIEWEEHYVGTEIDPRTQSFLTWESLESVRKNQVGLKGPMATPIGKGHRSLNLTLRKELNLYANVRPCYSLPGYKTRYDNVNLITIRENTEGEYSGLEHQVVRGVVESLKIITRQASLRVAEYAFHYAKAHGRERVSAIHKANIMQKTDGLFLKCCREVAEKYPEIKYEEVVIDNCCMMLVKNPALFDVLVMPNLYGDIISDLCAGLVGGLGLTPSCNIGEGGIALAEAVHGSAPDIAGKNLANPTALLLSGVSMLRHLNLHDKADQIQNAILNTIAEGKYRTADLGGKAKTTEFTKAIIDHL